In the genome of Candidatus Latescibacterota bacterium, the window TGAAAGGCCCGGTAGCAAGAGCCGGATCGATATTCGCTCTTTTTAATAACAGTGGGATCAGGGCTCCCATCAGTGTCGCCCAGCATATGATGATGAACATACAGAATCCCAGCAGCAGACCAAGCCTTACATTCTGTTGCCACAGCATAACCATGATGAGCAGTACCGATCCAAGCACTACACCGTTTATAAGCGAGACTTTCAATTCCCTGATCAGCTTGTTTCCGGTGTTGGCGATACTCAGCCCTCCGACAGCAAGTTCTCTCACGACGATGGCAGATGACTGTATACCGACATTGCCTCCCATCGCCATTATCACCGGGACAAAGAAAGCCAGAGCGATAATCGATTCGAGTGATTCCTTGAAACTGTTCATCACCATCGCAGAAGCGATCCCGCCTAACAGTCCGGTAAGAAGCCAGGGGAGCCTCGCTCTCGATAACCTGACCGGAGACCTCTCCCAGAACTCCTCCTCACCCGTACCGGCCATCATCGTTATATCCTCGTTGGCTTCCTCTTCGATTACATCGATAATGTCGTCAACAGTGATTCTTCCAGCAAGCACACCTGAAGAATCCACGACAGGCAAGCTGTAAAGGTCGTATTTTGAAAAAAGTGCCGCCACTTCCTCCTGATCAGTCTCCGCAGTCACGGTGAGGAAATCCTTATCCATCACTTCTTCCACCCTTTTATCAGGATCCTCGATAAGCAGGTCGATCACCGGGATACTGCCCAGAAGCCTTTTACTCCGGTCTATGACGAAAATATTCTGAATATGCTTGATCTTCTCTCCTACGGCCCTTACCACTCCGATCACATCCGAGATCTTCATCCCCGTCATCACGGTGACAAGTTCTCTCTCCATCAATCCGCCTGCTGATTCCTCGTCGAACTTGAGAAGTTCGCTTACATCCTCATAATCCTCCCGACTGATCTTGTGGAGGACAAGTGGTACGTTTACTTCTGGAAGCAGGTTGATTATATCGGTGGCATCATCACTGGCCATGAACTCGATAAGAGGGACTACCTCGTCGACAGAAAGAGTTTCCAGAATATTCCGTGCTATCCCCTCATCGACGAGAGTAAGGACTTCACTCGCCGTTTCCGGCTGGAGTACCCTGAAAACGATTTCCCATGATCCCTCAGGAAGAGCCGATATGACATCAGCACAATCGGGTGCCCTCAGGCCTTCAAGGACTCCTCCAAGGGCCAACATATCTTCTGTTTCGATTATTGTCTCGATAGCCTCAGCTATCTGATCAGGCTTTTCTTCCATGATGCTACCTCTGCATTTTCTGGAAGGATGAGAATGAGGCTAAAACACAGCCAAAGTCAAGGCTTTATTGACAATCAGGCCTTTTCAGGGTCCGGGGGACCTTGGCTGCTCGTCCTGTCTCTATCGATGATCACAGGGGGAATGACCGCTCCACCCGATATGACCATCTTGAGAGCATCTTCTACTGAGACATTCAGGGGAATGGCTTCCTCTTCAGGGATCATCAGGAAAAGTCCTGAAGTCGGGATCGGAGTAGTAGGCATAAAGACATTGATATATTTCTTCTCCGGACCATCACCGATCCTTGTTACCC includes:
- the mgtE gene encoding magnesium transporter; this encodes MEEKPDQIAEAIETIIETEDMLALGGVLEGLRAPDCADVISALPEGSWEIVFRVLQPETASEVLTLVDEGIARNILETLSVDEVVPLIEFMASDDATDIINLLPEVNVPLVLHKISREDYEDVSELLKFDEESAGGLMERELVTVMTGMKISDVIGVVRAVGEKIKHIQNIFVIDRSKRLLGSIPVIDLLIEDPDKRVEEVMDKDFLTVTAETDQEEVAALFSKYDLYSLPVVDSSGVLAGRITVDDIIDVIEEEANEDITMMAGTGEEEFWERSPVRLSRARLPWLLTGLLGGIASAMVMNSFKESLESIIALAFFVPVIMAMGGNVGIQSSAIVVRELAVGGLSIANTGNKLIRELKVSLINGVVLGSVLLIMVMLWQQNVRLGLLLGFCMFIIICWATLMGALIPLLLKRANIDPALATGPFITTVNDIVGILVYLGIATVFLNWIGTG